One genomic window of Psychrobacillus sp. INOP01 includes the following:
- a CDS encoding helix-turn-helix domain-containing protein, whose translation MAFGEHLRAYREKLDITQMEAAKILGIDHSALSKYEKGDLGISLELLAKIKEKYKIPDDQFLYMLQDKRYKSEDPILEARESKARYIETFQDEYVNEVIHLKEYRDFTMDIVNSAESDKERRRYILNRLKKD comes from the coding sequence ATGGCATTTGGGGAGCATTTGCGTGCTTATCGTGAAAAACTAGACATCACACAAATGGAAGCTGCTAAAATTTTAGGGATTGATCATTCCGCATTATCAAAATATGAAAAAGGCGATCTTGGTATTTCCCTCGAGTTACTTGCAAAAATAAAAGAAAAATACAAAATTCCAGATGATCAATTTTTATATATGCTCCAGGATAAGCGCTATAAAAGCGAAGATCCGATCTTAGAGGCTAGGGAAAGTAAAGCAAGATACATAGAAACCTTTCAGGATGAGTATGTCAACGAAGTCATTCACTTGAAAGAATATCGTGATTTCACAATGGATATTGTTAATTCTGCTGAGAGTGACAAAGAACGAAGAAGATATATTTTAAATCGACTAAAAAAAGATTAA
- a CDS encoding transcriptional regulator, which translates to MILVQLMKPFYTKFEGNSIKMVFAYQYFSIRKDDELFHFIPVEGKEIILNAQTLQVENLSEVFVFQKGNRFIRLPLYQLLLVSDIHTHLQTILEEANQDTQEVPIEGAEEVIELLEQQNLERLIDFALTTRDESLFNKLQQYKKNNGGC; encoded by the coding sequence ATGATACTAGTACAGTTAATGAAACCATTTTATACAAAGTTTGAAGGGAACAGTATTAAGATGGTATTTGCCTATCAGTATTTTTCCATAAGGAAAGATGATGAGTTGTTTCATTTTATACCAGTGGAGGGCAAAGAAATCATTTTAAATGCTCAGACATTACAGGTAGAAAATTTGTCGGAAGTATTTGTTTTTCAAAAAGGGAATAGGTTTATAAGATTGCCACTCTATCAATTATTGCTTGTGTCAGATATTCATACACATTTACAAACAATTTTAGAAGAAGCAAACCAAGATACACAAGAAGTCCCAATTGAAGGAGCAGAAGAAGTCATCGAATTACTAGAACAACAAAACTTAGAGCGCTTGATTGACTTTGCTTTGACGACAAGAGATGAGTCATTATTCAACAAACTACAACAGTATAAAAAAAATAATGGAGGATGTTAA
- a CDS encoding flagellin, with amino-acid sequence MLGNWNATGLSILRNMNSQWSMVNKSMERISSGYRINRAGDDPAGLAISEKMRAQIRGLGQASRNIQDGISLVQTAEGALNETHSILQRMRELSVQSANDTLTDKDREQLAIEFEELKKEVSRISKDTEFNTKPLLDGSQTSLKIQAGANAGQYIELSLGNMGAASIGIQDLSISTRDGADNAIGELDKALQKVSSERSKMGAYTNRMEHAYNNAINMEENLIAAESRIRDVDIAKEMMALTKASLLMQANQYVLSLHMQQAQGVLQLLK; translated from the coding sequence ATGCTTGGAAATTGGAATGCTACTGGATTATCTATTTTGCGGAACATGAACTCCCAATGGTCAATGGTAAATAAGTCGATGGAACGCATTTCTTCCGGGTATCGTATAAACCGAGCGGGTGATGATCCTGCAGGTCTAGCTATCTCTGAAAAAATGCGCGCACAAATTCGTGGATTAGGACAGGCTTCGAGAAATATTCAGGATGGGATTTCCCTTGTCCAAACTGCAGAAGGTGCACTTAATGAAACACATTCTATTTTGCAAAGGATGAGAGAACTAAGTGTTCAATCCGCAAATGACACGTTAACCGACAAGGATCGAGAGCAATTAGCAATAGAATTTGAAGAATTAAAAAAAGAAGTGTCTAGAATTTCAAAAGACACTGAGTTCAATACAAAGCCGTTATTAGATGGATCTCAAACCTCTCTTAAGATTCAAGCTGGTGCAAATGCCGGACAATATATCGAACTGTCCTTAGGTAATATGGGTGCCGCTAGTATTGGTATACAGGATTTATCCATTTCTACGAGAGATGGTGCAGATAATGCGATTGGGGAACTAGATAAGGCCCTTCAAAAAGTATCCAGTGAACGCTCCAAAATGGGAGCTTATACAAATCGAATGGAACATGCCTATAATAATGCAATTAATATGGAAGAAAATCTGATAGCAGCGGAATCTAGAATTAGAGATGTAGATATTGCAAAGGAAATGATGGCACTCACTAAAGCTAGTCTATTAATGCAAGCCAATCAATATGTTCTAAGCTTGCATATGCAACAAGCACAGGGAGTACTGCAACTTCTCAAATAA
- a CDS encoding S41 family peptidase, whose product MKRFTVLAAIIMITGLILAPISTLAASLDEVKSIVSVHYKGELPSNIEGINSIDELMEQLDPYSAYFTSEEYEAYTNTINNTTTGIGVTIEEHASGIQIVGTFEGAAGGQAGISPGDIILSVDGISTIGMAVQQASSIITGKEGTTVQLLILKSNNTKQMYNITRKKFTIPVVTKELLAGNIGYIGMNSFSDDGAVLVQKAKVELQKLGAISFILDLRNNGGGYVHTAEELIGLFPNSPDAFKIITTSESTLTKSTKQTSLFPANTKVLVNGYSASASEMTAAALLDQNSASLYGQTTYGKGSMQSFFSLSDGSILKLTIANFTGPKGTPIHKTGVKPNYETVVGYELIQAHKDALVEANKNYKKISALHNVPTTKQFTITFSNNIVQNEKQKVELVKLGTTDIVPVTIEPKSSKQFVVTPTAPLEKGADYLLLIHPTFQTNEGILMKNGAYVEVTVQP is encoded by the coding sequence ATGAAGAGGTTTACTGTCTTAGCAGCAATCATTATGATTACCGGATTAATCTTAGCTCCGATTTCCACATTGGCAGCATCACTAGATGAAGTGAAGAGTATAGTTAGTGTGCATTACAAAGGAGAACTACCCTCTAATATAGAAGGAATAAATTCTATTGATGAGCTAATGGAGCAGTTAGATCCCTATTCTGCTTATTTTACGAGTGAAGAATATGAGGCATATACAAACACCATCAATAATACAACGACTGGCATTGGTGTGACCATTGAGGAACATGCGAGTGGAATTCAAATTGTCGGCACGTTTGAAGGAGCAGCAGGAGGGCAAGCTGGAATTTCTCCTGGTGATATTATTCTTTCAGTCGATGGTATATCGACAATTGGTATGGCAGTTCAACAAGCTTCTTCAATCATCACGGGTAAAGAAGGAACTACAGTACAGCTACTGATTTTGAAAAGTAACAATACAAAACAAATGTATAACATAACGCGTAAGAAATTTACCATTCCTGTCGTAACAAAAGAACTCTTGGCAGGCAATATAGGGTATATAGGGATGAATTCATTTTCAGATGATGGAGCAGTCCTTGTACAAAAAGCAAAAGTCGAACTTCAAAAGCTAGGTGCAATTTCGTTTATACTCGACTTACGTAATAATGGCGGCGGATATGTACATACAGCCGAAGAACTTATTGGATTATTTCCCAACAGCCCCGATGCATTTAAAATTATTACAACTAGTGAGTCTACGTTAACTAAATCGACTAAGCAAACCTCATTATTTCCTGCAAACACGAAAGTACTAGTCAATGGGTATAGTGCGAGTGCTTCTGAAATGACTGCTGCAGCGCTACTAGACCAAAACTCTGCATCCCTTTATGGGCAGACGACATACGGAAAAGGTTCGATGCAATCATTTTTTAGCCTTTCTGATGGATCTATTTTAAAGCTGACGATTGCAAACTTTACTGGACCTAAAGGTACTCCTATTCACAAAACTGGCGTGAAGCCGAACTATGAAACAGTGGTAGGTTACGAGCTAATACAAGCACACAAAGATGCATTAGTGGAAGCAAATAAAAACTATAAAAAAATATCCGCATTACATAATGTACCGACAACGAAACAATTTACCATTACTTTTTCCAACAATATAGTACAAAACGAAAAGCAAAAAGTGGAATTAGTAAAACTAGGAACTACCGATATCGTTCCGGTAACAATTGAACCAAAATCATCGAAACAGTTCGTTGTCACACCAACAGCACCACTAGAAAAAGGAGCAGACTATCTACTACTCATCCATCCGACTTTCCAAACGAATGAAGGGATCCTGATGAAAAACGGTGCTTATGTGGAAGTAACTGTTCAACCATAA